One window of Papaver somniferum cultivar HN1 chromosome 9, ASM357369v1, whole genome shotgun sequence genomic DNA carries:
- the LOC113311598 gene encoding uncharacterized protein LOC113311598 — translation MRKRREKGLCYNCDEVFQAGHRCIKQQIFMLVVDEEDTIPSGEESPCDTPLSPGTKEEEHEFQWDMRLLKLGGCDMVLGVDWMKIMSPMSFDFQKLTVTFTTNGKTITLQGNTSSAQISMISGSDLHKWLKKNKHGLVGSLFSITACEHESEVPDPIKPLLHKYESIFQEPTSLPPSRTHDHHIPLKPLTTPPNQRPYRIPYLQKEVVEQLVQEMLKSGVIQHTHSPFSSPVILVKKKDGSWRFCVDYRRLNEATVKDKYPIPIIEELLDELFGSKVFSKIDLRAGYHQIRVYPPDTYKTAFKTHQGHYEFMVMPFGLTNAPASFQSLMNDVFGPHLRKFILVFFDDILVYSPDMDTHLKHLEVTLKTLQDHSLFSKLSKCTFGQNQVEYLGHIITGKGIAADPSKISCMVNWPTPTILKALRGFLGLTGYYRKFFKGYGVICRPLTDLLKKDNFKWNVEAQSAFEYLKKVVTTIPVLILPDFTQPFEVETDACDTGVGAALMQRRKPIAYFSKGMMSRFLSMYTYEKELLDVVMAVTKWSPYLMGNHFTIFTDHQSLKYFLEQKLHTIVQQKWLSELLGYDYTVCYKKGVENKLHGLPATIVSDRDSVFLSNFWQELFTKMGTTLHMSSAYHPQTDGQTKRVNACLESYLRCMTSYRPTKWITPFQALYGYNPQQFGLFSHNTSPNAVLEDYLQKRHAMGIILKSTLEEAQHRTKQQADKNRTEGEFQIGDWVYLRLQPYRQTSVQLRKNLKLYAKFFGPYQVLAKLGKVAYKIQLPPSSRIHPVFHVSQLNPKLGAGLLPQTTLTALDSKGCMKVTPLQVLSSRTVKKHQQIVDQVLIHWAHSSEADATWEDKEALLQQFPKFILEDKNVLK, via the exons ATGAGGAAAAGAAGGGAAAAAGGTCTCTGCTACAACTGTGATGAAGTTTTCCAAGCTGGACATAGGTGCATTAAACAACAAATTTTTATGCTAGTTGTGGATGAGGAGGACACAATTCCATCTGGTGAGGAGTCTCCTTGTGATACTCCACTTTCACCTGGCACTAAAGAAGAG GAGCATGAGTTTCAATGGGACATGAGATTGTTAAAACTTGGGGGTTGTGACATGGTGCTTGGTGTTGATTGGATGAAGATTATGAGCCCAATGTCTTTTGACTTTCAAAAGTTGACTGTGACATTCACCACCAATGGAAAGACCATCACATTACAAGGTAACACTTCTTCTGCTCAAATTTCTATGATTTCTGGTAGTGATCTGCACAAATGGCTTAAGAAGAATAAGCATGGGCTGGTTGGTAGCCTTTTTTCCATCACTGCTTGTGAGCACGAATCTGAAGTACCTGACCCCATCAAACCCTTATTACACAAATATGAGTCTATCTTTCAAGAACCTACTTCATTACCTCCTTCTAGAACTCATGACCATCACATTCCCTTAAAACCTCTCACCACCCCTCCAAATCAAAGACCCTACAGAATACCATACCTACAAAAAGAGGTGGTTGAGCAACTTGTGCAAGAAATGTTAAAATCAGGTGTTATTCAACATACCCATAGCCCATTttcttcaccagttattctagtaaaaaaaaaagatggcAGTTGGAGATTCTGTGTGGACTATAGGAGATTGAATGAAGCTACTGTCAAGGACAAATATCCCATACCCATAATTGAAGAATTACTAGATGAATTATTTGGGTCCAAGGTATTCTCTAAAATTGATCTTAGGGCTGGATATCATCAAATAAGAGTTTATCCACCAGATACCTACAAGACAGCTTTCAAGACACATCAAGGGCATTATGAGTTCAtggtgatgccttttggcttaACCAATGCACCTGCTTCCTTCcagtccttgatgaatgatgtttttGGGCCACATTTGAGGAAGTTCATCTTAGTATTCTTTGATGACATTTTGGTGTATAGTCCTGACATGGACACACATTTGAAGCATCTAGAGGTTACACTCAAGACCTTACAAGACCACTCCTTATTTTCCAAGCTCAGCAAGTGTACCTTTGGCCAGAACCAAGTAGAGTACTTAGGCCACATCATCACAGGTAAAGGCATAGCTGCTGACCCTTCCAAGATTAGTTGCATGGTTAATTGGCCTACACCCACCATATTAAAAGCACTTAGGGGATTCCTAGGACTCACTGGTTACTACAGGAAATTTTTCAAGGGTTATGGAGTCATTTGTAGGCCTTTAACAGACCTATTGAAGAAGGACAACTTTAAGTGGAATGTTGAAGCCCAATCTGCTTTTGAGTATCTCAAGAAGGTTGTTACTACCATCCCAGTTTTGATCCTTCCTGACTTCACTCAACCATTTGAAGTGGAAACTGATGCTTGTGATACAGGAGTTGGAGCAGCTTTGATGCAACGCAGGAAGCCAATTGCTTATTTCAGTAAAGGCATGATGTCCAGATTTCTATCTATGTACACTTATGAAAAGGAACTCCTTGATGTTGTCATGGCAGTAACAAAGTGGAGTCCTTATTTAATGGGAAACCATTTCACCATTTTTACAGACCATCAAAGCTTGAAGTATTTCTTAGAACAGAAGCTTCATACCATTGTGCAACAGAAGTGGCTTTCCGAATTGTTGGGTTATGATTATACAGTGTGCTACAAAAAGGGTGTAGAGAATAAG TTACATGGGTTGCCTGCTACCATTGTATCTGACAGAGACAGTGTATTCTTGAGTAACTTTTGGCAAGAGCTATTCACTAAGATGGGAACAACATTACATATGAGCTCTGCCTACCACCCACAAACTGATGGGCAAACAAAAAGAGTGAATGCATGTTTGGAGTCTTACTTGAGATGCATGACCAGTTACAGACCTACTAAATGG ATCACTCCTTTTCAAGCCTTGTATGGTTACAATCCCCAACAATTTGGTCTATTTTCTCATAATACATCCCCAAATGCTGTTCTAGAAGACTATTTACAGAAAAGACATGCCATGGGAATCATTCTCAAGTCTACCCTTGAAGAAGCTCAGCACAGAACGAAGCAGCAAGCTGATAAAAATAGAACTGAAGGGGAATTTCAGATTGGTGATTGGGTTTATCTGAGACTGCAACCTTACAGACAGACATCAGTGCAGCTCAGGAAGAATTTAAAGTTATATGCCAAGTTCTTTGGTCCATATCAAGTCCTTGCAAAGTTAGGGAAGGTGGCATACAAGATTCAACTTCCTCCAAGTTCTAGAATTCATCCAGTGTTCCATGTATCTCAGTTAAATCCAAAACTTGGAGCAGGACTACTTCCCCAAACCACACTTACAGCCTTAGACTCCAAGGGATGCATGAAGGTCACCCCACTTCAGGTGCTATCCTCCAGGACTGTCAAGAAACATCAGCAGATAGTGGATCAGGTTCTTATTCACTGGGCTCATTCTTCAGAGGCTGATGCTACATGGGAAGACAAGGAAGCCTTACTACAGCAGTTTCCCAAATTCATTCTTGAGGACAAGAATGTTTTGAAGTAA